From Luteolibacter yonseiensis:
GGATGCTGAGCTCGTGCAATGAGATGCTGATCCGCGCCACGTCGGAAAAGGCGTTGCTTCAGGACGCCTGCCGCATCGCCGTGGAGATCGGCCGCTACCGCATGGCATGGGTGGGCTATGCGATGGATGATGAGAAAAAAACGATTTTCCCGCTCGCGCATGTCGGTGACGAGTCGGACTACCTGTCGGAAGTGACGCTGACCTGGGCCGGCGGGCACTCGCCGGACAGTGGTCCGGTGGGTCAGGCGATCCGCAGCGGAGAGCTTGTGGTGGTGGATGACATTCTGGAGAACCCGTCGTTCGACCATTGGCTGGAACCTGCGAAAAAACGCGGTTACCGCAGCGTGATCTGTCTTCCGCTGCGTGACGGGACCAGGGTCTTCGGCGCGCTCTGCCTCTACGGCACCGAACGGCATCCGGAGGTGGCGGACGAGCTCAAGCTGCTGCTGGACATGGCGAACGACCTCGCCTTCGGCATCGGCAACATCCGCAACCGCGAGGAACGCCAGCGCACGCAGGAGGTCGTGGTCAAGGTGGCCCAGGCGGTCTCGAGCGGGACGGGCGCGGAGTTTTTCAAACTGCTCACGCACAACATGGTCGAGGCGCTGGGTGCGAAATGCGGGCTGATCGGACGACATAACGCGAACGAGAACTCGATCGAAACCCTGTCTTATGTGTTTGAAGGCCGGCTGGAGGACAACTTCCGCTACGACCTCGACGGGACGCCCTGCGAGAATGTCGCGGAGGGTGAGATCTGCGTGATCGAAAAAGACGTGCAGGGATTGTTTCCAATGGACCACGTCCTGGTGGAGCTTGGCATCGAATCCTATGCCGGGATTCCCTTGTTCCACCAGTCCGGGCAGGTGGCCGGCATCATGATGGTGATGTTTTCCAATCCGCTGGAGGATACCGCGCTGGTGCAGTCGACCCTGCAGATCTTCGCCGCGCGGGCCGCTTCGGAACTGGACCGCCAGCAGGCGGATGCCCGGATCCGCGAGCAGGCCTCGCTGCTGGACAAGGCGCAGGACGCCATCCTCGTGCGGAACCTCGATCACAAGATCACCTTCTGGAACAAGAGCGCGGAGCGATTGTATGGCTGGACCGCGGAAGAGGCGGTCGGACGGCCGGTGCAGGAACTGCATTTCAAGGACCAGGCGGCGTTCCTCAAGGCCCACGAACAAACCCTGAGACTGGGCGAGTGGGTGGGGGAGATCACCCAGGTGGACAAGTCCGGCCGCGATCTCACCATCGAGGGCCGCTGGACGCTGGTTCGCGACGCCAACGGCGAGCCGGAAAGCGTCTTCGTCATCAACACCGACATTTCGGAACACCGCAAGCTGGAGCAGCAGTTCCTCCGCGCCCAGCGGCTGGAAAGCATCGGGACGCTCGCCGGCGGGATCGCCCACGACCTGAACAACATCCTCGCACCCATCTCGATGGCCGCCGAACTGTTGAAGATGTCCGTCTCCGACCCGCGCTCCGCGGAGCTGCTCAGGACCATCGCCAGCAGCGCCAAGCGCGGCGCGGACATGGTGGGCCAGGTCCTGTCGTTCTCCCGTGGCATGGACAGCCAGCGGGTGGAGGTCCATCCGCGCAAGCTCATCCTCGAGGTCGAGGCGATCCTCCGGGACACCTTCCTCAAGCGCATCCGGCTCGAGGCCGTCGCCCCCCGCGAGCTCTGGACCATCCATGGAGACCAGACGCAGCTCCACCAGGTCATCCTCAACCTCTGTCTCAACGCGCGCGACGCCATCGCCGGGAGCGGGAGGATTTCCATCCGGGCGGACAATGTCATCATCGATGAAAGCTTCGCCGCCATGAATCTGGAGGCGAAGGAGGGGGCGCATGTCTGCATCCAGGTGGAGGATTCGGGAGCCGGCATTCCTCCGGAAATCCTGGAAAAGATCTTCGATCCGTTCTTCACCACCAAATCCGTCGGCAAGGGAACCGGACTCGGACTCTCCACCTCGCTGGCGATCGTCAGGAGCCACGGCGGGTTCATCCGGACGGTGAGCCAGCCGGGCGAGGGGACCACCATGAAGGTCTATCTGCCGGCGCGGCAGGACCTGGACGACTCCGTGCTTGCGGTGAACCATTCCGAACAACCGCGCGGCCATGGAGAGATGGTCCTCATCGTGGACGACGAGATGTCCATCCGCCAGATCACCCAGCAGACCCTTGAAACCTTCGGCTACCGCACGTTGCTCGCCGAGAATGGAGATGAGGCGATTTCCGAATACGCCCTCCACCAGTCCGAGATCAGCGTGGTTCTCACGGACATGATGATGCCGGTCATGGATGGTTCCGCCACCATCGAGCTGCTCATGAGGATCAACCCCTCGGTCCGGATCATCGCCACCAGCGGCATCACCGCGAACCGCGAGCTCGCGGCCACCGCGGGTGCGGGCGTGAGGGATTTCCTGCAGAAGCCCTATTCCGCCGAGACCTTGCTGAAGTGCCTGAAGCGCGTGTTGTCGGAGGTGGATTGATTTTCCGGAACAAGTTCAATCTTGCTTACTCCGCCGGTTCCTCTGAAATTCGTCCGCAGCTTCCCTTCCTGATGTCCCTTACCTCCGCCAGTTCCCCGAACCTGTTGATCGTCGATGACGACGAAACCATTCAGCGGCTGCTGGTGATCGCCGCGCAGGATCTCGGCTGGCGTCCCGTCGCCGCTGCCTCCGGGCATGAGGCGCTGGACATCCTGAACCCGGCGATCGAGGCCGTCATTCTCGACCACGGCCTGCCCGGCATCAACGGGCTCCAGACTCTGGCCCGCATCCGCGAGGTGGACTCCACGTTGCCTGTCATCATGCTGACGGGCTTCAACGATGCCGAGACCGCCGTGCAGGCGCTCCGCACCGGAGCCGATGACTACCTGACCAAGCCGTTCGAGCTGAAACGCCTCTTCGACCTCCTGCGCCAGGCGAAGAGCAACCGCAAGGAAACACCTCAGGTTGCCGCGAGCATCGGCACGAAAAAATCCGTCAAGGGCACGTTGCACAGCGACAACCCGCAGCTCAGGCAGCTTTTGAACCATCTCGCGAAAGCGGCCAGGCTGGACAGCACCATCCTGCTGACCGGCGAGAGCGGCACCGGAAAAACCTTCTTCGCCCGCGAGATCCACCGGCTCAGCACCCGTGCTAACGAGGAATTCATCACGGTCAGCTGCCCGGCATTGCCGCGGGAGCTTCTCGAGTCCGAACTCTTCGGCCACGAAAAAGGCTCGTTCACCGGTGCCACCGCGTCGCGTGCGGGCCGCTTCGAGCAGGCGTCCAAGGGGACGATTTTCCTGGATGAGATCGGAGACCTGCCGCCGGAACTCCAACCGAAGCTTCTCAATGTCCTCCAGGACCGCGAGTTCTTCCGGGTGGGAGGAAGCAAGATGTTGCAGACGAACGCGCGCGTCATCGCCGCGACGAACGTGAACCTGCGCAACCGCGTCGAGCAGGGGGAATTCAGGGAAGACCTTTACTACCGCCTGAACATCATCGAGCTGAGGATTCCTTCCCTGCGCGAGCGGCGGGAGGATATCGCCGGTCTCACGCGGGACATCCTCGGGCAGATCGCCCGCCGCCGCGGCACGGAAGGCTGGCAGCTCTCGCCAAGCGCCATCGAGGCGCTGCGGAATTTCGATTGGCCGGGCAATGTCCGGCAGTTGGAGAACGTCCTGGAGCGGGCCACCGCCTTCGCGGAAAAACCGCTGCTCCATGCGGAGGACTTCATCAACCTGTTGGAGGGGCGCCGGGATCCGGCGGGTTCTCCCGCCGCACTCGGCCGCGGACTGACGCTCCAGGAAGTCGAGCGGGACGCCT
This genomic window contains:
- a CDS encoding PAS domain S-box protein; the protein is MTKRPLRLLLAEENDASSARILEALARQGHEPECVRVSKAGDFLVALDEGDFEIILCGYVMSEFDVFVALEILKATGKDIPLIAISGNFGEEIAVEAIRRGAADYLLKDNLTRLGAAVEREIGLAAERRKTAEKLHASETLLRIASNAAHIGGWTIDFPENRITWSDEVCAIHEVPPGTSPGIEQALDFYASEWRGKVATAFEKCLFEGAPFDDEMEIVTALGRRIWVRTIGEGIRDSAGVVTRIQGALQDITEKRRAKEEAERMALRLSTTLESLTDAFFTVDHDWRFTYMNAQAERMLGRTRQDLLGKVLWDEIPCPAEDGFGAACRRAMAEQVPVELVDFYVSRGRWFELHAHPSVEGLAVSFHDVTERLQSEEQLRILENCVSCINDIVIITEVRQPEEGGPRVLFVNDAFVRHMGYSRAEVLGISPRFLLGPRTQEDRIQLIREAVENGESIRTELINYKKNGEEICLEIEMVPVLDADGKLTHLVAVERDVTQRKAEEEANRADELRYLVQRNALIALTKSNANDSSAILTAFRQITETSAKTLNVARVSIWRFTEDRGALECMDLFQLDSNEHSSGMVLAAADYPVYFNGIACMEPITAVDAHTDPYTRDFSKNYLSPLGIGAMMDVPIHYKNSVNHVLCLEHVGSFRHWTDDEKTFSVAIGNLISLALESTERARVQHDFLMSHHRFQSVAAATDDTIWDWNIESDTFWWNDGLSRLFGWEESNSNQSTQVWIRQIHPEDRDRVVEGLDAVIANGENHWKDEYRFISREGKTSYVLDYGQVIRDASGKAVRMVGGMTDLTASKAAQWELDRSHRALRMLSSCNEMLIRATSEKALLQDACRIAVEIGRYRMAWVGYAMDDEKKTIFPLAHVGDESDYLSEVTLTWAGGHSPDSGPVGQAIRSGELVVVDDILENPSFDHWLEPAKKRGYRSVICLPLRDGTRVFGALCLYGTERHPEVADELKLLLDMANDLAFGIGNIRNREERQRTQEVVVKVAQAVSSGTGAEFFKLLTHNMVEALGAKCGLIGRHNANENSIETLSYVFEGRLEDNFRYDLDGTPCENVAEGEICVIEKDVQGLFPMDHVLVELGIESYAGIPLFHQSGQVAGIMMVMFSNPLEDTALVQSTLQIFAARAASELDRQQADARIREQASLLDKAQDAILVRNLDHKITFWNKSAERLYGWTAEEAVGRPVQELHFKDQAAFLKAHEQTLRLGEWVGEITQVDKSGRDLTIEGRWTLVRDANGEPESVFVINTDISEHRKLEQQFLRAQRLESIGTLAGGIAHDLNNILAPISMAAELLKMSVSDPRSAELLRTIASSAKRGADMVGQVLSFSRGMDSQRVEVHPRKLILEVEAILRDTFLKRIRLEAVAPRELWTIHGDQTQLHQVILNLCLNARDAIAGSGRISIRADNVIIDESFAAMNLEAKEGAHVCIQVEDSGAGIPPEILEKIFDPFFTTKSVGKGTGLGLSTSLAIVRSHGGFIRTVSQPGEGTTMKVYLPARQDLDDSVLAVNHSEQPRGHGEMVLIVDDEMSIRQITQQTLETFGYRTLLAENGDEAISEYALHQSEISVVLTDMMMPVMDGSATIELLMRINPSVRIIATSGITANRELAATAGAGVRDFLQKPYSAETLLKCLKRVLSEVD
- a CDS encoding sigma-54-dependent transcriptional regulator, translating into MSLTSASSPNLLIVDDDETIQRLLVIAAQDLGWRPVAAASGHEALDILNPAIEAVILDHGLPGINGLQTLARIREVDSTLPVIMLTGFNDAETAVQALRTGADDYLTKPFELKRLFDLLRQAKSNRKETPQVAASIGTKKSVKGTLHSDNPQLRQLLNHLAKAARLDSTILLTGESGTGKTFFAREIHRLSTRANEEFITVSCPALPRELLESELFGHEKGSFTGATASRAGRFEQASKGTIFLDEIGDLPPELQPKLLNVLQDREFFRVGGSKMLQTNARVIAATNVNLRNRVEQGEFREDLYYRLNIIELRIPSLRERREDIAGLTRDILGQIARRRGTEGWQLSPSAIEALRNFDWPGNVRQLENVLERATAFAEKPLLHAEDFINLLEGRRDPAGSPAALGRGLTLQEVERDAFIQTYLRTGKNKAKTARELGISERSVYNLLGRHGLK